The proteins below come from a single Rhinoraja longicauda isolate Sanriku21f chromosome 5, sRhiLon1.1, whole genome shotgun sequence genomic window:
- the bbip1 gene encoding BBSome-interacting protein 1, whose protein sequence is MVLCKPKLLPLKSVTSEKMEKMQMEAEATRRQQELAQRQQQ, encoded by the coding sequence ATGGTACTCTGCAAACCAAAACTGCTGCCACTTAAATCAGTAACATCGGAGAAGATGGAGAAAATGCAAATGGAAGCAGAGGCGACCAGACGGCAACAGGAGCTAGCACAAAGACAACAGCAGTAG